A genomic stretch from Theropithecus gelada isolate Dixy chromosome 2, Tgel_1.0, whole genome shotgun sequence includes:
- the DBR1 gene encoding lariat debranching enzyme isoform X2, protein MAVPPKYRHMQTFYRYYSGEKKAPVLTLFIGGNHEASNHLQELPYGGWVAPNIYYLGLAGVVKYRGVRIGGISGIFKSHDYRKGHFECPPYNSSTIRSIYHVRNIEVYKLKQLKQPIDIFLSHDWPRSIYHYGNKKQLLKTKSFFRQEVENNTLGSPAASELLEHLKPTYWFSAHLHVKFAALMQHQAKDKGQTARATKFLALDKCLPHRDFLQILEIEHDPSAPDYLEYDTEWLTILRATDDLINVTGHLWNMPENNGLHARWDYSATEEGMKEVLEKLNHDLKVPCNFSVTAACYDPSKPQTQMQLIHRINPQTTEFCAQLGITDINVRLQKSKEEHHVCGEYEEQDDVESNDSGEDRSEYNTDTSALSSINPDEIMLDEEEEDEDSIVSARSDMNTPSVEPSDQASEFSASFSDVRILPGSMIVSSDDTVDSTVDREGKPGGTVESGNGEDLTKVPLKRLSDEHEPEQRKKIKRRNQAIYAAVDDDDDAA, encoded by the exons ATGGCCGTGCCGCCCAAGTACCGCCACATGCAAACCTTCTACAG GTATTACTCTGGAGAGAAAAAAGCCCCAGTTCTCACGCTCTTCATTGGGGGAAACCATGAAGCCTCAAATCATTTGCAAGAGTTACCCTATGGTGGCTGGGTGGcaccaaacatttattatttag GTTTGGCTGGTGTGGTAAAATACCGAGGTGTAAGGATCGGTGGAATCTCTGGTATCTTTAAATCTCATGACTATCGGAAAG GTCATTTTGAGTGCCCCCCTTATAATTCATCTACAATCAGGAGCATATATCATGTGAGAAATATTGAAGTCTATAAATTAAAACAG ctGAAGCAGCCTATAGATATATTCTTGTCTCATGATTGGCCAAGAAGTATATATCATTATGGAAATAAGAAGCAACTTCTTAAGACTAAATCTTTTTTCCGACAAGAAGTGGAAAATAACACATTAGGAAGTCCAGCTGCCTCAGAGCTTTTAGAGCATCTAAAACCTACTTACTGGTTTTCTGCCCACCTTCATGTGAAGTTTGCCGCCTTGATGCAGCATCag GCAAAGGATAAAGGACAGACAGCCAGAGCAACCAAATTTTTAGCCTTGGACAAATGCTTACCACATAGAGATTTTCTTCAG ATATTAGAGATAGAACATGACCCCAGTGCTCCTGATTACTTGGAATATGATACTGAATGGCTCACTATTCTCAGGGCTACAGATGATCTTATTAATGTGACTGGTCACCTATGGAATATGCCTGAAAATAATGGCCTGCATGCAAG GTGGGATTATAGTGCAACAGAAGAAGGTATGAAAGAAGTGTTGGAAAAATTGAATCATGACCTCAAGGTTCCGTGTAACTTTAGTGTAACAGCTGCTTGTTATGATCCTAGCAAGCCACAGACACAAATGCAGCTGATTCATAGGATCAATCCTCAGACTACTGAATTTTGTGCCCAACTTGGCATCACAGACATCAATGTTAGGCTTCAGAAGTCCAAGGAAGAACATCATGTGTGTGGTGAATATGAAGAACAGGATGATGTGGAGAGTAATGACTCTGGAGAAGACCGGAGTGAATATAATACAGACACATCTGCTCTATCTTCTATTAATCCAGATGAAATAATGttagatgaagaagaagaagatgaagatagTATTGTAAGTGCACGTAGTGACATGAATACACCATCTGTAGAACCTTCTGATCAAGCTTCTGAGTTTTCCGCAAGTTTCTCTGATGTCAGGATCTTGCCAGGCTCTATGATTGTGTCTTCTGATGATACGGTGGATTCCACAGTTGATAGAGAGGGGAAACCTGGTGGGACTGTGGAATCAGGGAATGGAGAGGACTTAACCAAGGTGCCATTGAAGAGGCTGAGTGATGAACACGAAcctgaacaaagaaaaaaaattaagaggaggAATCAAGCCATTTATGCTGCagtggatgatgatgatgatgcagCTTAA
- the DBR1 gene encoding lariat debranching enzyme isoform X1, which yields MRVAVAGCCHGELDKIYETLALAERRGPGPVDLLLCCGDFQAVRNEADLRCMAVPPKYRHMQTFYRYYSGEKKAPVLTLFIGGNHEASNHLQELPYGGWVAPNIYYLGLAGVVKYRGVRIGGISGIFKSHDYRKGHFECPPYNSSTIRSIYHVRNIEVYKLKQLKQPIDIFLSHDWPRSIYHYGNKKQLLKTKSFFRQEVENNTLGSPAASELLEHLKPTYWFSAHLHVKFAALMQHQAKDKGQTARATKFLALDKCLPHRDFLQILEIEHDPSAPDYLEYDTEWLTILRATDDLINVTGHLWNMPENNGLHARWDYSATEEGMKEVLEKLNHDLKVPCNFSVTAACYDPSKPQTQMQLIHRINPQTTEFCAQLGITDINVRLQKSKEEHHVCGEYEEQDDVESNDSGEDRSEYNTDTSALSSINPDEIMLDEEEEDEDSIVSARSDMNTPSVEPSDQASEFSASFSDVRILPGSMIVSSDDTVDSTVDREGKPGGTVESGNGEDLTKVPLKRLSDEHEPEQRKKIKRRNQAIYAAVDDDDDAA from the exons ATGCGGGTGGCTGTGGCCGGCTGCTGCCACGGCGAGCTAGATAAGATCTATGAGACGCTGGCGCTGGCGGAGCGGCGCGGCCCGGGGCCTGTCGACCTCTTGCTGTGCTGCGGCGACTTCCAGGCGGTGCGCAACGAGGCGGACCTACGCTGCATGGCCGTGCCGCCCAAGTACCGCCACATGCAAACCTTCTACAG GTATTACTCTGGAGAGAAAAAAGCCCCAGTTCTCACGCTCTTCATTGGGGGAAACCATGAAGCCTCAAATCATTTGCAAGAGTTACCCTATGGTGGCTGGGTGGcaccaaacatttattatttag GTTTGGCTGGTGTGGTAAAATACCGAGGTGTAAGGATCGGTGGAATCTCTGGTATCTTTAAATCTCATGACTATCGGAAAG GTCATTTTGAGTGCCCCCCTTATAATTCATCTACAATCAGGAGCATATATCATGTGAGAAATATTGAAGTCTATAAATTAAAACAG ctGAAGCAGCCTATAGATATATTCTTGTCTCATGATTGGCCAAGAAGTATATATCATTATGGAAATAAGAAGCAACTTCTTAAGACTAAATCTTTTTTCCGACAAGAAGTGGAAAATAACACATTAGGAAGTCCAGCTGCCTCAGAGCTTTTAGAGCATCTAAAACCTACTTACTGGTTTTCTGCCCACCTTCATGTGAAGTTTGCCGCCTTGATGCAGCATCag GCAAAGGATAAAGGACAGACAGCCAGAGCAACCAAATTTTTAGCCTTGGACAAATGCTTACCACATAGAGATTTTCTTCAG ATATTAGAGATAGAACATGACCCCAGTGCTCCTGATTACTTGGAATATGATACTGAATGGCTCACTATTCTCAGGGCTACAGATGATCTTATTAATGTGACTGGTCACCTATGGAATATGCCTGAAAATAATGGCCTGCATGCAAG GTGGGATTATAGTGCAACAGAAGAAGGTATGAAAGAAGTGTTGGAAAAATTGAATCATGACCTCAAGGTTCCGTGTAACTTTAGTGTAACAGCTGCTTGTTATGATCCTAGCAAGCCACAGACACAAATGCAGCTGATTCATAGGATCAATCCTCAGACTACTGAATTTTGTGCCCAACTTGGCATCACAGACATCAATGTTAGGCTTCAGAAGTCCAAGGAAGAACATCATGTGTGTGGTGAATATGAAGAACAGGATGATGTGGAGAGTAATGACTCTGGAGAAGACCGGAGTGAATATAATACAGACACATCTGCTCTATCTTCTATTAATCCAGATGAAATAATGttagatgaagaagaagaagatgaagatagTATTGTAAGTGCACGTAGTGACATGAATACACCATCTGTAGAACCTTCTGATCAAGCTTCTGAGTTTTCCGCAAGTTTCTCTGATGTCAGGATCTTGCCAGGCTCTATGATTGTGTCTTCTGATGATACGGTGGATTCCACAGTTGATAGAGAGGGGAAACCTGGTGGGACTGTGGAATCAGGGAATGGAGAGGACTTAACCAAGGTGCCATTGAAGAGGCTGAGTGATGAACACGAAcctgaacaaagaaaaaaaattaagaggaggAATCAAGCCATTTATGCTGCagtggatgatgatgatgatgcagCTTAA